DNA sequence from the Armatimonadota bacterium genome:
TCCGGTACGAGGGCGAGAACCCCAACGGATCCCTCAGCGGGATCGCGGGGATCTGCAACGAGGCCGGAAACGTGTTGGGCCTCATGCCGCACCCCGAGCGGTGCGCGGAGGGGATTCTGGGCGGGGAGGACGGCCGACGGCTGTTTGAGAGCATGGTGGACTGGATCCGCACCCATCGCAGGGAGGCGGTATGGCGGAGGTCGTAGCGGAGCGCAACCTGCGCCTTTTCCCCGACGAGGTGGCGGAGATCCGGCGGCGGCTTGGACGGGAACCGAACTCCGTGGAGTGGCGGGTGTTCGAGGCCTTGTGGTCCGAGCACTGCTCCTACAAGCACTCCCGTCCCTACCTCCGGATCCTGCCCACGGAAGGGCCCGGTGTGCTGCGGGGACCCGGGGGGAATGCGGGCGTGGTGGAGGTCGCGCCCGGGTGGGCGGTGGCCATGAAGATCGAGAGCCACAACCATCCCAGCGCCGTGGACCCCTTCCACGGCGCCGCCACGGGGGTGGGCGGGATCATCCGGGACGTGCTCGCCATGGGGGCCCGGCCCGTGGCCCTGCTTGATTCCCTGCGGTTCGGGGATGGCCCGAGGGCGCGGCGGCTCCTGGAAGGCGTGGTGGCCGGGATCGCCCACTATGGGAACGCGGTCGGGGTTCCCGTGGTGGGCGGGGAGGTCCACACAGAACCCTGCTACACGCACCACCCCCTCGTAAACGTGTGCTGCGTGGGGATCCTGCGCGCCCATCAAGTGCAGAGCGCCGCCGCCCGGGGCCCCGGGAACGTGGTCCTGTACGCGGGGGCCCGCACGGGCCGGGACGGCATCGGCGGTGCTGCCTTTGCCTCCGAGGAACTGGATGCGCACAGCGAGGTGCAGGACCGGAGCGCGGTCCAAATCGGGGACCCGTTTGCCGGCAAACTCCTCATCGAGGCCACCCTGGAGGCCTACCGGACCGGAGCCGTGGTGGCGGTGCAGGACATGGGAGCCGCGGGGCTTGCGTGCGCGGCCGCGGAGATGAGCGCCCGGGGCGGGGTCGGCATGCGGATCCACCTGGACCGGGTGCCCCGCCGAGAGACGGGAATGCGGCCGGAGGAGGTTCTCCTCAGCGAGTCCCAGGAGCGGATGCTGTTGGTGGTGGAGCGGGGCCGGGAGGAGGAGGTGGCCGCCATCTACCGGCGGTGGGGGCTCGTGGCCCAGCCCATCGGGGTGGTGACGGAGGAGAGGGTACTGCGGGTCTATGACGGGGAGCGGCTGGTGGCGGAGCTCCCGCCGGAACTCGTGACCGACGCCCCCGAGCGCCGGGTTCCCGAGCAACCCTACGGGCCCTCGCCGCTTTGCACGGAGACCCTCCCGGTGCCGGAGGATCCTGCGGGGGTTCTCCTGCAGCTTCTGCGCACGCCTGGAATCCGCAGCAAACGCTGGATCTACACCCAGTACGACCACATGGTGCAGATCAATACCGTGGTGGGGCCGGGCTCGGACGCCGCGGTGCTGCGCGTCAAGGAGGCGCCCCCTCTGGGCATCGCCCTCAGCGTGGACGGTCCCGGCCGCATCGCCCACCTGGATCCGTGGTGCGGGGGGGCCTGGGCCGTCTGCGAGGCGTCCCTGAACGTGGCCTGTAGCGGTGCCCGGCCCGTGGCCCTGACGGACGGGCTCAACCTCCCCAGCCCCGAGCGGCCGGAGGTGGCGTGGAGCCTGCGGCGGGTGGTGGAGGGGATCGCGGATGCCTGTCGGGCCTTGGGGATTCCCGTGATCGGCGGCAACGTGAGCCTCTACAACGAGTCTGCGGACCGCATCTACCCCACACCCATCGTGGCAGTCCTCGGGGTGCTGAGGGACGTGAACCGGGTGATCCCCAGCGGCTTCCGGCGTCCCGGAGACCTCGTGGTGCTCGTGGGCGCGCTTGAGGCATCCCTCGCGGGAAGCACCTACCTGAAGGAGGTACACGGTCTCGTGGCGGGCTGCCCGCGGGTCCCGGACCTCGACCTGCACGGGCGCCTGGTGAACCTCCTCGTGCGGGCGGCGGAGGAGGATCTGGTGCGCTCCGCGCACGATCTGAGCGATGGAGGACTCGCGGTGGCCCTGGCGGAGGCCTGCCTCCTGGGGGGAGTGGGGGCAACCTGCGATCTCTCCCTGGAGCAGACCCGGGTGGACGAGCTCCTCTTCGGGGAAGGGCCGTCTCGAGTGGTGGTCACGGTGCCCGTGGACCGGTACGAGGCCTTCTACGCCCGGTGCCGGGAGCACCGGGTGCCCGTACGGCTGCTGGGCCGGGTGGGAGGGGAAGCCCTCCGGATCCGGCTCGCCGTTGGTGGGATCGAGATTCGGGCGACGGACCTGAGGGAGGCGTGGGAGGGATGACGGATCGGTGGCGGGAGGAGTGTGGGGTGTTCGGCATCGCCCTGCGTCGCGGTGCCGCGGCTCCCTTCGTGTATGCGGGGCTATTGGCCCTCCAGCACCGGGGGCAAGAGAGTGCGGGGATGGCCACCTACGATGGCACAAACCTCCACGTGCACAAGGGGATGGGGCTTGTCTCCGAGATCTTCCGGGCGGACCATGCCGGGATACCGGGTTCCGTGGGGGTCGGGCATGTCCGGTACTCCACCATGGGCTCCGCGGTCCTCGCGAACGCCCAGCCCGTGGTGGTCCCCTCCCGGTGGGGACCCGTGGCCGTGGCCCACAACGGCAACCTCACGAACGCCCCTCAGCTCCGGGCAGAGCTGGAAGCGCGGGGGATGGTTTTCCAGACCACCAGCGACACCGAGGTGATCGCCCTCTCCATCGCCGCCGCCCGGGTGGGCTCGGTGGAGGAGGCCATCCGCGCCACCATGGCGCGTCTGGAGGGCGCGTTTACCGTGACCGCGCTCGTGGGCGGGAGCCTCTTCGCGTTCCGGGACCGGTACGGGATCCGGCCCCTGGTGCTGGGGCGGTTGGAGGAGGGATGGGTGGTGGCCTCCGAGACCTGCGCCCTGGACGCCGTGGGGGCGGTCTACGTGCGGGACGTGCATCCCGGGGAGGTGGTGTGGGTCGGAGGGGAGGAGGTCCAGGCGGAGCAGGTCCTCCCCGGAGGGCGGCCGGCCAGCTGCGTCTTCGAGTTCATCTACTTCGCCCGGC
Encoded proteins:
- the purL gene encoding phosphoribosylformylglycinamidine synthase subunit PurL, with protein sequence MAEVVAERNLRLFPDEVAEIRRRLGREPNSVEWRVFEALWSEHCSYKHSRPYLRILPTEGPGVLRGPGGNAGVVEVAPGWAVAMKIESHNHPSAVDPFHGAATGVGGIIRDVLAMGARPVALLDSLRFGDGPRARRLLEGVVAGIAHYGNAVGVPVVGGEVHTEPCYTHHPLVNVCCVGILRAHQVQSAAARGPGNVVLYAGARTGRDGIGGAAFASEELDAHSEVQDRSAVQIGDPFAGKLLIEATLEAYRTGAVVAVQDMGAAGLACAAAEMSARGGVGMRIHLDRVPRRETGMRPEEVLLSESQERMLLVVERGREEEVAAIYRRWGLVAQPIGVVTEERVLRVYDGERLVAELPPELVTDAPERRVPEQPYGPSPLCTETLPVPEDPAGVLLQLLRTPGIRSKRWIYTQYDHMVQINTVVGPGSDAAVLRVKEAPPLGIALSVDGPGRIAHLDPWCGGAWAVCEASLNVACSGARPVALTDGLNLPSPERPEVAWSLRRVVEGIADACRALGIPVIGGNVSLYNESADRIYPTPIVAVLGVLRDVNRVIPSGFRRPGDLVVLVGALEASLAGSTYLKEVHGLVAGCPRVPDLDLHGRLVNLLVRAAEEDLVRSAHDLSDGGLAVALAEACLLGGVGATCDLSLEQTRVDELLFGEGPSRVVVTVPVDRYEAFYARCREHRVPVRLLGRVGGEALRIRLAVGGIEIRATDLREAWEG
- the purF gene encoding amidophosphoribosyltransferase, with translation MTDRWREECGVFGIALRRGAAAPFVYAGLLALQHRGQESAGMATYDGTNLHVHKGMGLVSEIFRADHAGIPGSVGVGHVRYSTMGSAVLANAQPVVVPSRWGPVAVAHNGNLTNAPQLRAELEARGMVFQTTSDTEVIALSIAAARVGSVEEAIRATMARLEGAFTVTALVGGSLFAFRDRYGIRPLVLGRLEEGWVVASETCALDAVGAVYVRDVHPGEVVWVGGEEVQAEQVLPGGRPASCVFEFIYFARPDTVLLGRTVHEVRRRMGRILAREQPADADVVIPVPDSGTSAALGYAEQSGLPFELGLVKNRYVGRTFIEPDPARRAFGVRAKLSAVRAVVADRRVVLVDDSIVRGTTSARLVRTLREAGAREVHLRISSPPIRWPCFYGVDTSSRGQLVAARLDVEGIRQQIGADSLGYLSQEGLVTAIGLPGQVLCTACLDGRYPTPTPTESEAGKYALERR